From the genome of Athalia rosae chromosome 3, iyAthRosa1.1, whole genome shotgun sequence:
agccgtaattttttcacttccgtACAATATCGTCGTCAATAGGGAAAACGTACCACCACTTAACCCAGTAGCTTTTCTTGTCGATAATATGTTAATTGAGTGAgtttcatcttattttattttttgtttatttatttatttttttcaactcgtttgacgtacgtatatattcgtatgCAAATGGAAATACATGTATCCGATTAATATAATGTACAGATCCGTGTAatgaaaggaacgaaaaaaattagaagtaaAGTTCTTTGATAAAATTGTTGACACAGTTTGTATTTTCTGCATTCATGATTTACTGGGAAAAACACATGCATCGCTATAGTTGCAGGTatgtttgaatatatttataacgttACGAGTACGTATCTACACGTGTAGCACGCAGCTTCACTAATTGAAGGTAACGCATACATAAGTGTAAATTTTACATATCCGGGGCACACGTATACAGCGGAGAGTTTCAACCTCGAATCGCGGAACTTTTGCAACCCAGCTTTGCCCCGTCATTTCTCCATTCGCGTATGTTTgacgtacgtatctatattatattatacagatgCGCGTGGTTACATGCATTCGTGTGTTTTTATTAGAaaccgaatatttttttctactccgtaCCAACGACGTTACATGTGTACGCGAATGCACGTGTGAATATTCATCAtcctacatatgtacgtacgtgcgtgcgtACACGTTATGCAAACACGTTTTTCATCAAGTTCTTTGATCATATGCGAAGATTTTTgcgaaaagagggaaaaatattccagaAGAAATAACAAACGGACaagaaacatttttcaaattcgttttctctcactttatttatctatctttgcgtttttcttcttttccaaatAACGAGAGGGAATAATAAGGACAAAAATCATAAGAATACGTGGATATATATAAAACGTCCGTGAAAAACAgggaaaaatgaggagagaTGAAAtgtttcctttcttcctttatttGTCTCGCCTCGCGTTCgattgagaaaatgaaagagaagaacgttgtccgtataaaatattttcaaatgtttttgtCGCCGATAtgtacgacgatgataataataataagaataacaacaataataataacaacgatagcGAGGATATCTCGGCTTGATATTTCGCTGGACCGCGGGAGTCCCGCTTGTTCAGAAGTAAAGCTACTTGTCATCTGTATAAAAGCTTTCACCATCTAATAACTGCTTGCATTAAGATAATAAATGTTTACGTGATGTATAGGTGTTGACGTATGAAAGCGGGCTTTTTAGATCAGAAACAGAGAAGGTATCTTGGATAAGTGAATTGGAATAATTTAATACCGCtaagatgaaaaaactcaAACTCAATTTAATACATCAAACTTTGCGCTAATATGCGAACGTGTAATAagcaaaattgaaacaaaaaaaaaaaaaagattagtcTACCTTCCGAGCAAAATTATACGAAATCAAGATCTTTGCGAGTGCAGAGTCCTCGCGTATGTGCTCGATGAAACACCCACCTGCAGGATTTTGCatttacctatatgtatatatatgtatatttatcttGAACACGGCGttgacagaaatgaaaatcacgCTCTACGCCATAACGGCGGTACAAATGAATAAACcctgtgtatacctatgtacaaaaATACCTatgtgcatacatacatatgtataaataaatttgcatGCAGCTGCGGGGGTACGCGGTGATGAATCTTATCAGAAAACGCGAACGGTTGAAAGGAAGGTATAACGGATTCGGTAGCTGTAGTTTTTCTACAACATATATAGATAGAGTTTGCAGGTGCCTAAAATGATTAAATCTTTCCAACCATTATTTCAACGAGTGGCCCAgactaatatatatattctcttttttaatccgaatgaaaatttaatcaggttttcctttttgttattTCCGTTTAAGGCGCGCCGCAAGGGAAACTTTGGGGGCCGTTGGACGGCGGTCGTCATCACGAGAGGCCCGCGTATCCCGAACGTCCTCAAAGACCTCCTCCGACTCGCCCAtggaccaccaccaccactacgACAACGACGACCTACAGACCTTGGAGACCGAGACCGACCCACCCGAATCATTACCCGGAAAATCCGAGGGACCATCCGGAATATCGTCCACGTAGACCGGACTACGGCTACACCACGGACAGACGGAGACCTACGCAACCACCGAGAAGCAGACCGAGGCCGACAACGCCTGCACCGAAAGTACCGAACACTTGCGACACCAGCTACGACGCCATTACTATGTTCAGGTCCGAAATCTACGTTTTCAAAGGACGGGTGAGTCGATTTTCGTGTAATTTATTGAGCATAAGTCTCTTGAAGTAATATTACTAGAATTTACTTTGTGAAACGAAGTTCGTTGATACGATATTTAATTTCGACCGTCCGCTTAGCCGATTTATTAATTGTCCCACGCAGTATTGTTGGAGAATTCGGGCCGACGGAGAGGTCTACGATGGTTACCCGGCGGAAATAACGAGATTATTCCCATTGCCAGTGGACATCGATCACGTCGACGCAGTTTACGAAAGACTCGATACCAAGATGGTATTTTTCATCGGTAGAAAGTATTACGTTTTCAACGGCGCTAAAATAGAGTATGGATTTCCCAGACCCTTGACGGATCTCGGTCTTCCGGAATCACTCGATAAGATAGACGGGGCAATGATTTGGGGACATAATTCGAGGACCTACTTCTTCAGCGGTACGATGTACTGGAGgtaaaaacgatttttcaattattctcgaTTTTCCCTTCTCATCATATTCGAGGACAAGTTAtactttatatgtatgtatatccggTCGAACGACGAGCACGTGAATGCGTACGATATCCGTGTACTTCagtaaatgaaatatttatttagcAAAAATATACCACGGCGTTTAAAAATACAACTCGGCTTCGCTGATCTATGTAATTGCCAAATTAGGAATGATAGGAATGGACCGCGGGAAAAAGTTAATGTAAAAAAAGATAACAATAAACCGCTGCCGCCGTACGCATTGAAAATAGATTTTATCGTGAAATTCGGAGTTAAAATATTGACGAAAATCTGCTGCAGCGGTACACTATATTGTAGAAAAGCGGTTGAAAACTAAACCACATATTGGTTCATCTGGCTCATTGCCAAGGTAAATTCACGAGATTTCAATTCTGATTTCCCTCGACGAtgtatagaaataattatcagtTTGTAACTGCGTTAcggattattttataaaagtttttgttgatggaaaatatgagaatataattagttattttataataatcatcattattttacaattcagATTCGATGAGGAGGAGAATCACGTTGAATGGGATTATCCGAGGGATATGTCGATGTTCGCAGGAGTCGGATATAACATAGATTCGGTCTTTCAATATAAAGATCGTGAGTATATTACCATGATATTACGATTGATAATTTGTTTCTGtttaccataaaaaaaaatattaaaaaaaaatcaacttgattcgttgattgaaactcgtaatttatttttttgttctaaaattcatctgaaaaatttaatgaatatttcatcaaaCGTTTTTTCAGATAAAACGTATTTCTTCAAAGGCAAGGGATTCTGGGAGTTTGACGATCTTCGTATGCGAGTGGCTCATGAAAAACAGCGGTTATCTGCACCTGTTTGGATGGGCTGTCCGAAAATACCGGAAACTGACCTAGACGAAGAGTACGGCAATAATCCCAAAAGAGCGATGATTGTTTCCGGTACAGCAGCAAGTGGTTCACCACTACCAGCCGTAATTTACAATCTATTTTTATTAACTGCATTGCTTGTAAAATTATCGTAGAATAATTCACGAATATCTACGGTAGTACATATTATCAGCCCATAAAGCGAGCattgtatgtacatttattatcGCAGATATATACTTacgtatgattgaaaaatacgtACATCCTGTATAGGGACAGTTTCGAATTGATTTCGAACCTTTATACGAAGTATAGGAATTCTAAAACAAAATTACTACAAAGCGACTGAAGTGATTACTTAAAAGTCTTttagcaatttttatttcgtttttttttttttaactatttATACATGAAACTAGGTACGTGCTgccgacaaaaaaatatgcgCACACGAAACAATTCTTTCAATATGCGTAATTAATATTCCAAAAATCACTGAGTTTTtagtttgcatttttttttttcttgtaaagTATTTCTCCTTCTTTGAATTTCGATCTGTTGTGAAGTAGAGCTGATTACTAAATAATATGAAGATAACGTGAAACGTATATCGAATTACCAACGAAATAAAGGAAATCAATTTTGCTTGGGTGAAACCTGAACGTTgaaaacgttggaaaaaaagcaaaaaacactgaatgaaaaaaatactgaaGAAATATATAACTTTATACTTATCATGTAAACTTACATTACTTAGAGGAATGTCTGATATAAACATAACAAAATAGCAATACTCGTAATCAATTGAACATTGTACACAATTTATTACCCTAAATATTTATCGTACatagaaatataatttgtatcgtgattttattttctgttctcaTAGGGACATCTTGTGTATTGCCTAGTTTATTTAGTTCATAGTTCGATCTACCCCTGACGCACACTGTACTATCAGACTGTAATAGTTGCGAATCATTCTCAAGCTAAATTACTACAGTTAATTTTTACACATTTTACATGTTATTTAATTTAAcacgattttaattaatttatatatatttttatatcaattagTGATTGACAGTTTCGTTTGTGTGCGTCAACGAAACTATGCGTCATCATCTGCGAGGTGCGATAACTAATGGAGAGATATTTGAACATATTTGAACAAgtggaatatacatattaaaacaaagaataaaaagaaacaaaaaaaaatacagtcaTCTCATCTTATAATTATGCAGATAgtttttacataattatacctaGCTTTTTTAATGTCGTTAGGTATGTACGATTAtgtttttatacttttatttgattttaccaaagcatttttctttttcacaagATCACAGTCGGTGCagatgataaaatatacataacccacggtatacatacctatacctacttAGCATATGTATACTAAagtgaaaattgtataaatttattactgcggttttataatatatatttggtACTTTTTTCGTAAATTATTGAAGTGCCCAAACGTGTAAATTGTAATTTTAAATATACGCCAACGATGGTAAAGAAAGGCACCATTCAACGACATTTGaggatcgaaagaaaatatcttttCGTCCTGATCAAAgcgtgataaaataatatcttcGTTGGTTATAATATTTTAGTCATCGTATACTGTGAacaaatgaaatgttgatagcaatgaatttatttaaattcaatTATCATAAATGTAGTGattattgaatatattatatattattatacatatacagataCTCTAAAAAcggatataataaaaataaaataaatgaatgaataaagaaaaacgagaagaaaaaaaataaattttatagtgGTATCAGTTTTATAACTGTGATATTTATacaaacagaagaaaaaagaaatcaaatatttatgttttagataattttgaaagaaaaacaagagtAATTATCGTGTGGGATGGTGTGTAAAAAGAACTCAAATACCGTTTAATAATTACGTTGGTATTAATCTGCCATTATTCGTAATTGATCGTCCATTACACACCTTGACCGCTGAGAATTATTGAAACTTGAATCAATGATTTTACGTTTGAACGATTGATCGAAATCGATCCACATTTACGAGGATATACATGAATGAATATCTAAACATATTATTCTATCTTGTGTAATTTTATAAGTTGTCCgtgatttttatataataaaattatctaaTATTTGATAATCTGATATTTTGAGACTATTTTAACGGAAACACATGCGGGCTTTGACGTATATTACATTTAACTTCGGATCCGATACCGCTTTAAGGATGCGGTTGAGTGCCTAAACTGAATTGTTGAACTGAAACAATTTcgctaaaaattttctaccgtaACAAAATGATAGTATATCGATCGTTGCTTCACTTTAAGAACAACATTAATACCAAATCCACTAGTTTCCATATTGATACACTGTATTTTGATTAATCTGaagaatgtatgtatatatagagaaataaagtaatttcatggaaaataggaaaaaattcattttatacgaCACCCTAAACGACATCATCAGAAAATCTCGCTGATCCATTGACAACTGAAATAACTCCTCGaacgggattttttttttgtttttcaacaatGAGATAAGAATTTAATCATTTCGGAGAGTAGATCAATTTAATTTAcgaattcagattcctgagctgaaaATATATCAGAGTACAGACATGCTGGCGAATTCCAGTTTCGATTCCTAAggcaaataattgaatatttctttGATTGTTCAAACAATCGTTTCCATTGGTATCCTCACCTGCAAAACAGGTATCCGCTGACTATAATAGGCTAGGATCAGATTTCATCGAGACAACTTGATTTCAGCaatcataaaaattatcgGATCATTTGTAGAAGTTGACTGAAGGGCTGATTATTGGATATTTCGAAGCTGCTAAATGATTATACCTCGCACATTGCATGACCATCTTAATAGTTCTGGTAATTATATTCATGTTTCATATATCAGTTAACAAATGTAGCTCACGTTCGTTCATGCGATTTCAGGAGTTTTCCTAAATGGTAATGAACGCACTATCAACAGGACCTTCAGGATGTCTGACGTCAGCATGTATTAATATCGATTCGCCGAAGAGAATCAGCGCCAGAATTAACACTGATTAACGGCTACTTTCCTTCGACGCGAAGTGTTTTCAGCTATTTACATCTGATAGTTTTTAATTCAAAAGTTGattagtatacgtatatagtagGTAATTGATACCGTAAGAAtaagttatatgtatagtgaTAACCAAActaagaagaagaatattttcatacaaaaagtaaacatctgctaGATGATATATTAACGATCGTATTATACAAAAAttgatatgtatgtattatatgaaaGTAAtttagcaataaaaaaaaggtaactCATATTGGTTCGTCAATTGACATTGATTACACCCTCCGAACACATCACCTTCTGATATCCTACATAGGCTACACATCATGACACCAAGCTTCGAATGCGAACACCTCATTGTCTTTCATGTTCTGAatttgagataaaaattattttcggtatcaggagaacatgaaacccgaggaggtattccgagacctggtgcctcatcgtgTGCATACTTTCAATCCTTTACATTCAATCCAACTCTTTTGCTAAAAGATCAAGACACTAGCTAGATAGTTGCTTGTAGGACTGAGCATATGCATGCTAGCATTTAATATCAAGCTTATATAGACACCGGAAGCGATGaggtagagctctagaataccggctctgaaaattgaaagtttgcccaaaagtaggtatttgtatcaggagaacatgaaacccgaggaggtggtccgagacctggt
Proteins encoded in this window:
- the LOC105691801 gene encoding matrix metalloproteinase-2-like isoform X3 yields the protein MRDNAKFTALLNVCRGVPVLRTQEPGGLPTGQVRAALSRALDLWARNSKLTFQEINSDSADILVSFKRGYHGDGYPFDGRGQILAHAFFPGRDRGGDAHFDEEEIWLLEDEPSNGEGTSLFAVAAHEFGHSLGLAHSAEKGALMYPWYQGLSPNYELPEDDRNGIQQMYGAPQGKLWGPLDGGRHHERPAYPERPQRPPPTRPWTTTTTTTTTTYRPWRPRPTHPNHYPENPRDHPEYRPRRPDYGYTTDRRRPTQPPRSRPRPTTPAPKVPNTCDTSYDAITMFRSEIYVFKGRYCWRIRADGEVYDGYPAEITRLFPLPVDIDHVDAVYERLDTKMVFFIGRKYYVFNGAKIEYGFPRPLTDLGLPESLDKIDGAMIWGHNSRTYFFSGTMYWRFDEEENHVEWDYPRDMSMFAGVGYNIDSVFQYKDHKTYFFKGKGFWEFDDLRMRVAHEKQRLSAPVWMGCPKIPETDLDEEYGNNPKRAMIVSGTAASGSPLPAVIYNLFLLTALLVKLS
- the LOC105691801 gene encoding matrix metalloproteinase-2-like isoform X1, yielding MYFYAKIVIALQATFLVTGAPKHSSHVPLYADENVQKFLMTYGYLPQSDQETQSLRTEDQLINAVKSLQSYGGIPVTGEIDEETKRLMKSPRCGLADIPDPRFATRSRFRRGNNRQKRYLVRGQTWKHHNLTWSLRTQEPGGLPTGQVRAALSRALDLWARNSKLTFQEINSDSADILVSFKRGYHGDGYPFDGRGQILAHAFFPGRDRGGDAHFDEEEIWLLEDEPSNGEGTSLFAVAAHEFGHSLGLAHSAEKGALMYPWYQGLSPNYELPEDDRNGIQQMYGAPQGKLWGPLDGGRHHERPAYPERPQRPPPTRPWTTTTTTTTTTYRPWRPRPTHPNHYPENPRDHPEYRPRRPDYGYTTDRRRPTQPPRSRPRPTTPAPKVPNTCDTSYDAITMFRSEIYVFKGRYCWRIRADGEVYDGYPAEITRLFPLPVDIDHVDAVYERLDTKMVFFIGRKYYVFNGAKIEYGFPRPLTDLGLPESLDKIDGAMIWGHNSRTYFFSGTMYWRFDEEENHVEWDYPRDMSMFAGVGYNIDSVFQYKDHKTYFFKGKGFWEFDDLRMRVAHEKQRLSAPVWMGCPKIPETDLDEEYGNNPKRAMIVSGTAASGSPLPAVIYNLFLLTALLVKLS
- the LOC105691801 gene encoding matrix metalloproteinase-2-like isoform X2, with translation MHNAREGRSHRTRQPHLINIYTDADDAHVHSNIRTRVMATSSVTCYPSIRVRAKYIMYVRTHVHVRIYSREDAEMKIFTTRTPYGFYRTPCASASLRTQEPGGLPTGQVRAALSRALDLWARNSKLTFQEINSDSADILVSFKRGYHGDGYPFDGRGQILAHAFFPGRDRGGDAHFDEEEIWLLEDEPSNGEGTSLFAVAAHEFGHSLGLAHSAEKGALMYPWYQGLSPNYELPEDDRNGIQQMYGAPQGKLWGPLDGGRHHERPAYPERPQRPPPTRPWTTTTTTTTTTYRPWRPRPTHPNHYPENPRDHPEYRPRRPDYGYTTDRRRPTQPPRSRPRPTTPAPKVPNTCDTSYDAITMFRSEIYVFKGRYCWRIRADGEVYDGYPAEITRLFPLPVDIDHVDAVYERLDTKMVFFIGRKYYVFNGAKIEYGFPRPLTDLGLPESLDKIDGAMIWGHNSRTYFFSGTMYWRFDEEENHVEWDYPRDMSMFAGVGYNIDSVFQYKDHKTYFFKGKGFWEFDDLRMRVAHEKQRLSAPVWMGCPKIPETDLDEEYGNNPKRAMIVSGTAASGSPLPAVIYNLFLLTALLVKLS